From the genome of Ignavibacteriales bacterium:
ATATTGTGGAAAGAACTATTTAGCAATTATAAAATAAAAATTCATTTTGCTCACAGAACTTTTAAATGGAATAATGAAGCAAAGGGTAATGCCCAAGTTCATGTTGTAATAATTGGATTTGCTAATTATGACAATAATTATAAACTCATTTATGATTATGATACTCCGAGATCTGATGCCCAGGAAATAAGAGTTAAAAATATTAATCCATATTTAGTCGAAGGAAGTGATTTTGTTGTTTCTAAAAGAAATAATCCGATTTGTAATGTGCCAGTTTTAAATTATGGAAGTATGGCAATTGATGATGGACATTTCATTTTTAGTAATGATGAAAAGGAGGAATTTCTAAAAAGTGAACCGGAGGCTGCCAAATTCTTTCGTCAATTTACTGGTGGATTGGAGTTCTTAAATAATATCTTGCGATGGTGTTTATGGTTAGAAGATATTCAACCTTCAGAGATTAGAAATTATCCATTTATTTCTAAAATTATAAAGGCAGTTAAAGAATATAGATTATCAAGCAATAGGGCAGCAACAAAAAAACTTGCTAACTATCCTTATATGTTTGGAGAGATTCGACAACCGAAGACAAATTATGTTCTAATTCCAAAAGTATCTTCGGAGTTTAGGAAATATATTCCGTTAGGAATTTATCCACCAAGTATAATTGCAAGTGGAAGTTGTTTAATTTTACCTAACTCAAATTACTTCCATTTCGGTGTTTTATCTTCAATGATGCACACAGCCTGGATGAAATATACATGTGGCAGACTTGAAAGCAGGTTTCAATATTCAAATACAATTGTTTACAACAATTTCCCCTGGCCAGAAAACCCAACCGACAAGCAAAACGAAAGAGTTGAAAAAGCTGTAAGCCAAATGCTTTCAGTGCGGGAAAAATATTTCGCAAAAGGTTCTTCGCTTGCGGATTTATATGATCCAGTTGCAATGCCAAAAGATTTGGTAGATGCCCACAAAGAAATAGATGATGCAGTGGATAACTGTTACAGGAAAGAAAAATTTACCTCAGAGCTGCAACGGTTAGAATATCTGTTTGATTTATATAAGAAATATACTCAGCCATTAGTACACGAAAAGAAAAAAGGAAGAAAATAAACTGAACTGGATTTTAGTTAGAAGATTGGAAACATATAAATTAAAAGGGACTTTCTTATTAAGAAAGTCCCTGTAAAAGAATTTTAATAACGGCTACTTGAACCTGAAAAGCTTCTGGTTGTGTTTTTCGGACGAGCTTCATTAACAGTAAGTTTCCTACCGTTAAGCTCAACATTATTTAACTGGTGGATAGCATTACTGGCTTTTGAAGAATCAGCCATTTCAACAAATCCAAAACCTTTGGATGCGCCGCTTTGCATATCTTTAATTATTTTGCAAGTATCAACGTTACCAAATGGTGTAAACTTGTCTTCAAGTTCCTGAGAAGTTGTTTCTCTGGATAGATTACCAATAAATATGTTCATAATAAAAACTCCTAAATAAAATTTAATAAATTGAAAAATTGTTTCTGTAAAAGTAAAGGGAGCTTTGTAGATGTGAACTTCAATAAGGAAACGAAAAGAATCAAATTTTATTGGAGTTATGCAGGATGCAAAATTCAAAATACTAGTGTCAGAATTTATGATCAATTACACTAACGAAATCGCGAGAAGTAAATGACCATCTTCAATCTATACCTTAAAATTTAGAATAACAAGAGGATAATAAATATAAGTTATGTAATAACTCTTTAGGATTGCCATAATTCATTTTTAGATTGATTAACCATGCTACGTGGTGCTGCAAAGAAAATATTTTACACGTAAGATGAATTAATTGCATTTCTTCCTAGTAATTATTTTTATCCAAGACGGGGGAACCGCTACATCTTTTTTAACTGTGCTTGCTTATATCAATTTAATTGTATAAAATAAATAGAGAAGGTCATCTCTAAATTTCTGTTGAAAAGTGTTTACTTATAAAGATTATTCTCTTTTGGCTAATATCATCAATAGAAATTTTGTAAAACCATTATTTTAATCTTAATGATCAAAATTAATAACACTAAATAGTTTAGTAAATTCTTTTATAAGGAGATAAAAATGAAGCGCCAATTTATACTTTTACTTTTTGGTATAATACTCTTTTCAATTAGGAACTATTCTCAAATTCCTAATGCAGGATTTGAGTCCTGGCTTAATGGTAATCCGGAAGGTTGGTCTACAAATAACGCGGCTCCCTCTTACTTCCCAATAACTCAATCAAACCAATCTCATGGAGGAGCATCATCTGCACAAGGATCTATAATTGATGTGCAAGGGTTTGGAGTTCCGGTTGTACTTTCAGCAGGAACTGATGGGGGTGGATTTCCCATAAGTACAAATCCTGCAGCTTTACATGGATGGTATCAGTTTACAGGAGTTGGAGGGGATATATTATTAATTACAACTGTGTATACAAAAAATGGAAATGGAATTGGTGGCGGGCAGTTTTTAGGAAATGTAAATACTACAACTTATTCTGAGTTTGTAGCAAATACTACCTGGATAAATCCGGGCGAAATACCTGATACAGCTTTTATAACTATCCAGATTCTAAATACAACAACATTTTTTCCACATGCCGGTTCTACTTTTATAGTTGATGATTTAGTTTATGGAAACGCAACTTCAGTTGAAAGTGAAAATATACCAGCAGTATTTCAGCTAAAGCAGAATTATCCAAATCCATTTAATCCTTCAACAAAAATAAATTATGAAATTCCAGCAACTGGATTTGTATCTTTAAAAGTGTACGATATGCTTGGGAAAGAAGTTGCTACATTGGTTAATGAAGAAAAGTTAGCCGGTGATTATGAAATAGAATTTGCTCCACAAGGTTTACTTAGTGGAATTTACTTCTATAAACTTAAAGCAGGTAATTTTGTAGAAACCAGGAAGATGATTTTATTAAAATAATTGCAGAGAGCTTACTATTTGCAAACAATTTTAGTATTTAAAATAAGAAAGGGGACTTTTTTTTAGAAAGTCCCCTTTAAAAGAATTACCAACGTGTTGAGTTGGATCTGCTTCTATCATTATTTTTCGGACGTGCTTCGTTAACGGTAAGCTTTCTTCCGTTAAGTTCAACGTTGTTTAATTCGTTAATAGCTGCAACAGCTTTGGAATTATCAGACATTTCAACAAAGCCAAAACCTTTAGATTCGCCACTTTGCATATCTTTAATAATTTTGCAACTGTCAATATTCCCGTATTGAGAGAATTTATCTTCCAATTCCTGGGATGTTGTTTCTTTTGATAGATTGCCTATGAAAATATTCATTTAGAACTCCTTAATAAAATTTGATAAAAATTAGTTTGTTTTGGCTGAAGTAAATGGGACTTTGTAGAGAAGGACTTCAATAAGAAAAGGAAATGAATCAAGTTTTATTGGAGTAAATCAAAATTCGATGTACTAGAGCAAAGACATTTAGTTAATTGAATAACTTTAAATTATGTTAGATCAAATAACTGCTATCAAACTACACTTAATAAGTTAGAATAACAAGAAAATAATAATTTAGTGTATAGAAGTTTTTGATTAGTACAAGTTGAAAGCAAACTAAAATAACTTTCCATTAAATAATTTCAACGCAATCGCAATTTAGAATCTATGTGTAAAACCGAAATTTGCTTTGTGTTCCTGGTAATCGGAAGTATTTCCGGTTGTGATGGAATAAAATGACGAACGTATTACAAATGTTATCATATCAGCATTGGTAATTGATAATCCGGATTGCAATGTAATTATTGCAGATTTTGTTGTGGTAGCATCAGAATAACCCAATGTTAAGGAGTTAGATAATTTTGAATTTAACATCCTGTTATTAATTCTTAAGTTATAAGATGAAGTCGTATTTTTACTTCTGTTTTGAATATCAACAACATTAATTGAAACACTTGGTGTTACAGACCAGCTCATACCGAGCATAGTTGTTAAAGAAAAAGTTAAATTATCTGCCTTAACTTCACTCCCCTTTCTTAAAATATTCAAATCTTCTGCAAACTGAGTTGAATAACTTGCTGATATGGAATGATTCATTTGAAGCAATTGCAGTTGAGTCATCAGGTTAAATGAATAAGTGGAATTTATGTTGTTTACTTTTAGCGTATCGCTTGAAGCATCATTAGACATATTGTTTCGCATCGTGCTAACCACAAATGTAATTTCCTTTATTGGACGGACATTGGCAGAAATGCTGTACATCGCACGGGATAGCGTATAAAGTTTTTGTTTTAAGAGATTATCATTTTGAAATTGAAAGTTACCTTGTATATTGAATTTGTTTTCGAACAAGCGAATACCCGTTGAAAAATAAATATTTCTTCTATCATTTATTAAAGAACCAAGTCCAAGCGAAGTATAACCCGGGTTAATTAATGAATACCCAATTTTGGAGTTAACAATATTATGATTGAAAATTAATTCAGCACTATAAGCAAAATCCGCATTTGACGACAACCTAATTTTATAAATATCATCAATAAAGGTTGGCATATCTGCTTCTGCAATATCTTCCTTATTGTAAGTAGTGCTGTTCATATCTCTTGTAAAAACAGAACCAGCCACTTCTCCCACAAACCTGAACATATTATCAAGGAATTTAATATCCGTATTGGCACCAACAACCAAATTTTCCTGCGGTGTTACACCAAATTGAGAACCTGATTTGCTGGCAGTTGAATCCTTTATAAAAAGATCCTTTGGTAAAGATGCAGTATTGTCTCTTACTCGAATTACATTCAAATCAAAAAATGACGATTCAGCTTTTCCAATTCCAATTTTTAATCCACCCAGGTACCGTGAGTATGCAGAAGAATATGGTCCGGCTTGAATTGCACGCTGAGTTTGCCCTCCAACTATTTGAAATCTAAAAAGATTTGAGTACAACTCTAGCCCACCACCACGAATTGTAACTCCATTTAAAATCAGTGGTGAAAATTCGTGATTAAAATCTCCAATGTGCGCTTTCCCCCAGCCCCATTCCGGATGAATAGCAATTTGATTTATCTGCTGACGTGCAGAATTTCCTTCTGTAGAAAGCATTATATCGAAATCGATGCTGAAATTTTCAAAAAGAGTAAGTGTAGGTCTAAAGAAAATTCTGCCGGATGATCCTGGTCTTCTTCGCTCCCTACCCGAAATTGAGTATAGTTCACCATATAATCCAGCTTCTCCAGAAAGTTTAACAATTGTAGGCGAAATTAATTTTTCTAATCCTTCTTTCTGGATTTCAGTTTTTATTGAGTCGCGTGGTTCTTGTGCAAGAGTAAAAATAAAAGGTACTAGAAATAAAATTCCTAATACAAATAGTTTAATTTTCATAGCTACCCTCGTAAATCATTTCTGGTTAATGATTTCTTTTGCTTCTTCTAATCTTCCGCTTTTATGAAGAACTTCTATTAATCTTTCTTTAAGTATTTTATTTTCGGGCTGAGATTTATATAAAATTATTAATTCATCGCAAACATCATTCAATTTATTTAATTTAATAGCATTAGTTATTAATCCCGAATAGGCTTCATTATCTACTTCATCAGCATATATTATCCGTTTGTATGAAAGTAGAGAATTGTAAAAATCATTTTGCTGTTCAAAGATTTTTGCTAATCCAAAGTGAGCCTTTTTTACTTTTGGATTTATTTTTATTGCCTTTTCATAATCAGCTTTTGCAGTTAACAAATTTCCTAAGGCGCAGTTTAATTCAGCACGATTAATTAATAAAAATAAGCTGGTGGGATATTCTGTGATGTAATTATCTAATAAAATTCCATATTCCTTTTGTTCAAGATTTTGTTTTATAAAAATTAAACTACTTAGAATATTTTCTTCCAATATTTTCAAATCTTCTTTTTTAGATGCATAGTCTCTCCTCATATCAATATTTTCCAGTGATTTATTTTCACTGAGCGAAGCAGAAAGATTCTTTTGTTCTTCATCTAATTTTATAATATTGTATTTGAGAGATAATTTATAATATTCCAGTGCAGATTGCATTTCGCATTTGATATTATAGCAAGACGCTACCTGATATAATACAAATGGATTAAGTGATTCTTGCTCATATGCCCA
Proteins encoded in this window:
- a CDS encoding RNA-binding protein → MNIFIGNLSRETTSQELEDKFTPFGNVDTCKIIKDMQSGASKGFGFVEMADSSKASNAIHQLNNVELNGRKLTVNEARPKNTTRSFSGSSSRY
- a CDS encoding T9SS type A sorting domain-containing protein — its product is MKRQFILLLFGIILFSIRNYSQIPNAGFESWLNGNPEGWSTNNAAPSYFPITQSNQSHGGASSAQGSIIDVQGFGVPVVLSAGTDGGGFPISTNPAALHGWYQFTGVGGDILLITTVYTKNGNGIGGGQFLGNVNTTTYSEFVANTTWINPGEIPDTAFITIQILNTTTFFPHAGSTFIVDDLVYGNATSVESENIPAVFQLKQNYPNPFNPSTKINYEIPATGFVSLKVYDMLGKEVATLVNEEKLAGDYEIEFAPQGLLSGIYFYKLKAGNFVETRKMILLK
- a CDS encoding RNA-binding protein; the protein is MNIFIGNLSKETTSQELEDKFSQYGNIDSCKIIKDMQSGESKGFGFVEMSDNSKAVAAINELNNVELNGRKLTVNEARPKNNDRSRSNSTRW